In a single window of the Raphanus sativus cultivar WK10039 chromosome 9, ASM80110v3, whole genome shotgun sequence genome:
- the LOC108824551 gene encoding receptor protein-tyrosine kinase CEPR2-like — MTRTPNIRRGILATVTATILLSLFPPNIVATVEKQALFRFKNRLNDPHDVLRSWKPSDSPCTFHGVTCHPLSGEVTGITLENANLSGSISPAISSLSKLSTLSLPFNLISGVIPQEILNCTSLRVLNLTSNRLSGAILDFSPLNNLEVLDVSVNFLTGEFQSWIGNLTQLLSLGLGNNNYEQGEIPESLSNLKKLTWLYLARSNLTGTVPDSIFGLNYLDTFDISRNSISGEFPVSITRLANLTKIELYDNRLSGEIPPEIRNLTRLRELDVSLNQLSGALPRELGALEELRVFHCHQNNFTGDFPPGFGEMRFLSSLSIYRNNFSGIFPANTGRFSPLDTVDISENMFAGPFPRFLCQNNKLQFLLALQNDFAGEIPGPYAGCKSLMRLRINQNRFTGQVPEGFWSLPLAKMIDLSDNRLTGEISPQIGHSTELSQLILQNNRFSGEIPREIEKLRNIERIYLSNNSFSGEIPTELGGLKQLSSLHLENNSLTGFIPLGLTNCVRLVDLNLAENALTGEIPNDLSHIGSLNSLDLSGNRLTGEIPVNLVKLKLSFIDLSENQLTGRIPPDLLAVGGVTAFSRNEKLCVDNHDVKESEKHVLSLCTDDDRHVHKNRSLDGTLLFLSLAIALVVLVTGLFSLRYRVVKIREENKDVNKVDAKWKIASFHQMELDAEEICRLEEDHVIGAGSAGKVYRVDLKKGGGTVAVKWLRRGGGGGEESNGTEVSVAEMEILGKIRHRNVLKLYACLVGRGSSYLVFEFMENGNLYQALRRSIKGGLPELDWHKRYKIAVGAAKGIAYLHHDCCPPIIHRDIKSSNILLDGDYESKIADFGVAKVADKGYEWSCVAGTHGYMAPELAYSFKATEKSDVYSFGVVLLELATGLRPVEDEFGEGKDIVDYVFFKIQQDRRNLGKVLDKQVLSTYVEESMIKVLKMGLLCTTKLPSLRPSMRDVVRKLEDADPCVSNSLDRTGKITV, encoded by the exons ATGACGAGAACACCTAACATCCGACGTGGCATACTCGCCACCGTAACCGCCACGATTCTCCTCTCGCTCTTCCCGCCAAATATCGTTGCGACCGTTGAGAAACAAGCTCTGTTCCGCTTCAAGAACCGTCTCAACGACCCTCACGACGTTCTCCGCTCATGGAAACCCTCCGACTCTCCCTGCACCTTCCACGGCGTCACGTGCCACCCACTCTCCGGCGAAGTCACCGGCATCACCTTAGAAAACGCGAACCTCTCCGGCTCCATCTCCCCCGCGATCTCCTCTCTCTCGAAGCTCTCCACTCTATCTCTCCCCTTCAATCTAATCTCGGGCGTAATCCCGCAGGAGATACTCAACTGCACGAGCCTCAGAGTACTCAACCTCACCTCGAACCGTCTCTCCGGTGCGATCCTGGACTTCTCCCCTCTGAATAACCTCGAAGTCCTCGACGTCTCAGTGAACTTCCTCACGGGAGAGTTCCAGAGCTGGATCGGGAACTTGACTCAGCTCCTCTCCCTCGGTCTAGGCAACAACAACTACGAACAAGGTGAGATCCCCGAGAGCCTCAGCAATTTAAAGAAGCTGACGTGGCTCTACTTAGCCCGATCCAACTTAACCGGAACCGTTCCGGACTCCATCTTCGGTCTAAACTATCTCGACACTTTCGACATCTCCAGAAACTCGATCTCCGGTGAGTTCCCAGTCTCGATCACGAGACTGGCGAACCTCACCAAAATCGAGCTGTACGACAACAGACTCTCCGGCGAAATCCCCCCGGAGATCAGGAACCTGACTCGTCTCCGAGAGCTCGACGTCTCTCTGAATCAGCTCAGCGGCGCGCTGCCTCGAGAGCTCGGAGCTCTCGAGGAGCTGAGAGTCTTCCACTGCCACCAAAACAACTTCACCGGAGACTTCCCTCCCGGTTTCGGAGAGATGCGCTTCCTCTCTTCCTTATCGATCTACAGAAACAACTTCTCCGGTATCTTTCCGGCGAACACCGGCCGGTTCTCGCCGTTGGACACGGTGGACATATCCGAGAACATGTTCGCAGGTCCGTTCCCTCGTTTCCTATGCCAAAACAATAAGCTACAGTTCTTGCTCGCGTTACAGAACGATTTCGCCGGCGAGATTCCGGGGCCTTACGCCGGTTGCAAGTCTCTTATGAGACTCAGGATTAACCAGAACCGGTTTACCGGTCAAGTTCCCGAAGGCTTCTGGTCTCTGCCGCTAGCTAAGATGATCGATCTCAGCGATAACCGTCTCACTGGAGAGATCTCTCCTCAGATCGGACACTCGACGGAGCTGAGTCAGCTGATATTGCAGAACAACAGATTCTCCGGCGAGATTCCGAGGGAGATAGAGAAACTGAGGAATATAGAGAGGATTTATCTGAGCAACAACAGTTTTTCCGGCGAGATTCCGACAGAGCTTGGGGGTTTGAAACAGCTGTCTTCTCTCCATCTTGAAAACAATTCATTAACAGGTTTTATCCCATTAGGGTTGACGAACTGCGTGAGGCTTGTTGATCTGAATCTCGCTGAGAACGCGTTGACCGGAGAGATCCCTAATGATTTGTCTCATATCGGTTCTTTGAACTCGCTGGATCTCTCAGGGAACAGGCTAACGGGGGAGATACCGGTGAACCTAGTGAAGTTGAAGCTGAGTTTTATAGATTTGTCTGAGAATCAGCTCACGGGAAGAATACCACCGGATCTTTTAGCGGTGGGAGGAGTCACCGCGTTCTCACGGAACGAGAAGCTTTGCGTGGACAACCATGACGTCAAAGAAAGCGAGAAACATGTGCTGAGCTTATGTACTGATGATGACCGACACGTGCACAAGAACCGATCACTAGACGGGACTCTCTTGTTCTTGTCTCTTGCGATAGCCCTAGTGGTGCTAGTCACTGGTCTTTTCTCGTTGCGTTACAGAGTAGTGAAGATACGTGAGGAAAATAAAGATGTAAACAAGGTGGATGCGAAGTGGAAGATCGCGTCTTTTCATCAGATGGAGCTTGACGCTGAGGAGATTTGTAGATTGGAGGAAGATCATGTGATTGGAGCTGGAAGTGCGGGGAAAGTGTATAGGGTTGATCTGAAAAAAGGTGGTGGGACAGTGGCGGTTAAGTGGCtgaggagaggaggaggaggaggagaagaaagcaaCGGAACAGAGGTCTCTGTTGCAGAAATGGAGATTCTTGGGAAAATCAGACATAGAAACGTGTTGAAGCTCTACGCTTGTCTTGTCGGAAGAGGTTCTAGTTACTTGGTGTTTGAGTTCATGGAGAATGGGAACTTATATCAAGCTCTTCGCCGGAGTATTAAAGGTGGATTACCTGAACTGGATTGGCACAAGAG GTATAAAATCGCGGTAGGGGCGGCTAAAGGAATCGCTTATTTGCATCATGATTGCTGTCCTCCGATCATTCACAGAGATATAAAGTCTAGTAATATTTTACTTGATGGAGATTATGAGTCGAAAATTGCGGATTTTGGAGTTGCAAAAGTTGCTGACAAGGGATATGAATGGAGCTGTGTTGCTGGAACTCATGGCTATATGGCGCCCG AGCTGGCTTACTCCTTCAAGGCAACCGAGAAAAGTGATGTGTACAGCTTTGGCGTGGTTCTTCTAGAGTTAGCTACCGGTCTTCGGCCAGTGGAAGACGAGTTTGGAGAGGGAAAAGACATTGTTGACTATGTCTTCTTTAAGATTCAACAAGATCGGAGGAACCTTGGAAAAGTCTTGGACAAGCAAGTTTTGTCAACTTATGTAGAAGAAAGCATGATTAAGGTTCTGAAAATGGGTCTTCTCTGTACTACAAAGCTCCCGAGTCTCAGACCAAGCATGAGAGATGTCGTGAGAAAGCTTGAGGACGCTGATCCATGCGTCTCCAATTCTCTAGACAGAACCGGAAAGATTACAGTATAG
- the LOC130494715 gene encoding transcription factor bHLH96-like isoform X1 — protein MALEAVVYPQDPLSYSSSNDFPFRDLYFQQGEDQDPPDTKNNIKLGQEKRQGFASINYNRKGGDNSDDYSYNDQADLQWPRDELPYGSIVNTKNHPPALDVATGGERKKRRRTRSSKNKEEIENQRMTHIAVERNRRKQMNEYLAVLRSLMPPSYSQRGDQASIVGGAINYLKELEHQLQSMEPPVKTTATEDAGAAAGDKNNTIAASSSGPFSDFFAFPQFSSRPSSSSVAEGTAEIEVTMVESHASVKILAKKRPKQLLKLVASIQSLRLTLLHLNVTTHDCSVLYSISLKVKFSYFLEFCFAFVFNIFSFITELELVTYIIPYIVFYIVLQILIKVV, from the exons ATGGCCTTAGAGGCTGTTGTTTACCCGCAAGATCCTTTGTCCTACAGCTCCTCCAATGATTTTCCGTTTCGCGATTTATACTTTCAACAAGGAGAAGATCAAGATCCACCAGACACCAAGAATAACATTAAGCTAGGGCAAGAAAAAAGACAAGGGTTTGCGAGTATTAATTACAACCGTAAAGGCGGAGATAACAGTGATGATTATAGTTACAACGATCAGGCGGATCTTCAGTGGCCACGAGACGAGCTTCCTTATGGATCTATTGTCAACACCAAGAACCATCCTCCGGCCTTGGATGTGGCCACTGgaggagagaggaagaagaggaggaggactCGGAGTAGCAAGAACAAGGAAGAGATCGAGAACCAGAGGATGACTCACATCGCCGTCGAGAGAAATCGCCGGAAACAAATGAACGAGTACCTCGCCGTCCTCCGTTCTCTCATGCCACCTTCTTATTCTCAAAGG GGAGATCAAGCGTCAATAGTAGGCGGAGCCATTAACTACTTAAAGGAGCTTGAACATCAATTACAATCGATGGAGCCTCCCGTAAAGACCACCGCCACAGAAGACGCTGGAGCCGCCGCCGGCGACAAGAACAACACAATCGCCGCTAGCTCATCCGGACCGTTCTCAGATTTTTTTGCGTTTCCTCAATTCTCGAGCCGGCCTTCGTCGTCATCTGTGGCTGAGGGGACGGCGGAGATAGAGGTTACGATGGTGGAGAGCCATGCAAGTGTGAAGATACTTGCTAAGAAGAGACCAAAACAGCTTCTTAAACTGGTGGCATCGATACAGAGCCTACGGCTCACACTTCTTCATCTCAATGTCACCACTCATGACTGCTCCGTCCTCTATTCCATCAGCCTAAAGGTAAAATTTTCTTACTTCTTGgaattttgttttgcttttgttttcaatatatttagCTTCATAACGGAATTAGAGTTGGTGACATATATAATACCGTATATAGTGTTTTATATTGTGTTGCAAATCCTAATTAAAGTGGTTTAG
- the LOC130494715 gene encoding transcription factor bHLH96-like isoform X2, whose product MALEAVVYPQDPLSYSSSNDFPFRDLYFQQGEDQDPPDTKNNIKLGQEKRQGFASINYNRKGGDNSDDYSYNDQADLQWPRDELPYGSIVNTKNHPPALDVATGGERKKRRRTRSSKNKEEIENQRMTHIAVERNRRKQMNEYLAVLRSLMPPSYSQRGDQASIVGGAINYLKELEHQLQSMEPPVKTTATEDAGAAAGDKNNTIAASSSGPFSDFFAFPQFSSRPSSSSVAEGTAEIEVTMVESHASVKILAKKRPKQLLKLVASIQSLRLTLLHLNVTTHDCSVLYSISLKVEEGSQLNTVEDIAAVVNQILTRIEEESPFS is encoded by the exons ATGGCCTTAGAGGCTGTTGTTTACCCGCAAGATCCTTTGTCCTACAGCTCCTCCAATGATTTTCCGTTTCGCGATTTATACTTTCAACAAGGAGAAGATCAAGATCCACCAGACACCAAGAATAACATTAAGCTAGGGCAAGAAAAAAGACAAGGGTTTGCGAGTATTAATTACAACCGTAAAGGCGGAGATAACAGTGATGATTATAGTTACAACGATCAGGCGGATCTTCAGTGGCCACGAGACGAGCTTCCTTATGGATCTATTGTCAACACCAAGAACCATCCTCCGGCCTTGGATGTGGCCACTGgaggagagaggaagaagaggaggaggactCGGAGTAGCAAGAACAAGGAAGAGATCGAGAACCAGAGGATGACTCACATCGCCGTCGAGAGAAATCGCCGGAAACAAATGAACGAGTACCTCGCCGTCCTCCGTTCTCTCATGCCACCTTCTTATTCTCAAAGG GGAGATCAAGCGTCAATAGTAGGCGGAGCCATTAACTACTTAAAGGAGCTTGAACATCAATTACAATCGATGGAGCCTCCCGTAAAGACCACCGCCACAGAAGACGCTGGAGCCGCCGCCGGCGACAAGAACAACACAATCGCCGCTAGCTCATCCGGACCGTTCTCAGATTTTTTTGCGTTTCCTCAATTCTCGAGCCGGCCTTCGTCGTCATCTGTGGCTGAGGGGACGGCGGAGATAGAGGTTACGATGGTGGAGAGCCATGCAAGTGTGAAGATACTTGCTAAGAAGAGACCAAAACAGCTTCTTAAACTGGTGGCATCGATACAGAGCCTACGGCTCACACTTCTTCATCTCAATGTCACCACTCATGACTGCTCCGTCCTCTATTCCATCAGCCTAAAG GTTGAAGAAGGGAGCCAATTGAATACAGTGGAAGATATTGCAGCAGTTGTGAACCAAATCCTCACGAGGATTGAAGAAGAGTCACCCTTTAGCTGA